The following coding sequences are from one uncultured Bacteroides sp. window:
- a CDS encoding HlyD family secretion protein, with protein MEEIYKPETTDANKIEIYNRENNDILGDMPNWLIHTGSYIVYSIIVVLLWGSSIFKYPDVVKADINIDDIGNVDWITANKSGKIDRFFVDNESEVKQNDTLGILKNAASITDVKRFCSVLANVEEYYRTDNISYLKNYPFNLIMGEMTDAYAQFTQAVRTNLMYQEFDVFPQKKKYLKEELNILQNSKQIDQISMLKVKRQLFELEIDHKMELGKNKRLLELAYENMVNSLKTWEANYLIKSSSEGTVIWGKSWSMGNLVKEGDTICTVIARHRGQPIGHIKLSQDEVAGITDKDKVNIELTKYRSHTYGYLLGEVSSISYVPYNKSYAVEVKLPDSLITTSKKKIIYEIGLAGKAEIITSSRSVLDRIFDPIYQLFSKKQ; from the coding sequence ATGGAAGAAATCTATAAACCAGAAACAACAGATGCTAATAAGATAGAAATATATAATCGAGAAAACAACGACATTCTTGGTGATATGCCTAATTGGTTAATACATACGGGAAGTTATATTGTTTATAGTATTATCGTAGTACTTCTTTGGGGAAGTAGTATTTTCAAATATCCAGATGTTGTAAAAGCTGATATAAATATTGATGATATCGGCAATGTGGATTGGATTACAGCTAATAAATCCGGTAAAATAGATCGTTTCTTTGTAGACAACGAGTCTGAAGTCAAGCAGAATGATACTTTAGGAATATTAAAGAATGCAGCATCAATTACTGATGTAAAAAGATTTTGTAGCGTTCTCGCTAATGTTGAAGAATATTACAGAACTGATAATATAAGTTATTTAAAGAACTATCCTTTTAATTTAATAATGGGTGAAATGACAGATGCGTATGCGCAGTTTACACAAGCTGTACGCACAAACCTAATGTATCAAGAATTTGATGTTTTTCCACAAAAAAAGAAGTATTTGAAAGAAGAACTTAATATTTTACAAAACAGCAAGCAAATAGACCAAATATCCATGCTAAAAGTTAAGAGGCAACTCTTTGAATTAGAGATAGACCATAAAATGGAACTAGGCAAAAATAAAAGGCTTTTAGAGCTTGCTTACGAGAATATGGTTAATAGTCTAAAGACATGGGAGGCTAATTATCTGATTAAAAGCAGCAGTGAAGGGACTGTAATTTGGGGTAAAAGCTGGAGCATGGGTAATCTTGTAAAAGAAGGAGATACAATATGTACAGTTATAGCTCGTCATAGAGGGCAGCCTATAGGACATATAAAATTATCTCAAGACGAGGTTGCTGGGATAACAGATAAAGATAAAGTAAATATCGAGTTGACTAAATATAGGTCTCATACCTATGGATATCTTTTAGGAGAAGTTTCTTCAATATCATATGTTCCCTACAACAAAAGCTATGCGGTTGAGGTAAAATTACCCGATAGTTTGATAACGACAAGTAAGAAAAAGATTATATATGAAATAGGACTTGCTGGAAAAGCGGAGATTATCACATCAAGTAGAAGTGTATTAGATAGAATATTTGATCCTATTTACCAATTATTCAGCAAAAAGCAATAA
- a CDS encoding DUF3244 domain-containing protein translates to MKHLLLGCFLILFCLNIFSDEVNIGLEQTGGHTNTRSLSVVPTVTHNENILHIYSSDYLLGNLQITVKDLSGNTVYSNTVSVSYNQPYSFILINAESREYEIELSYGTKLFYGYFSL, encoded by the coding sequence ATGAAACACTTATTATTAGGATGCTTTTTGATTCTATTTTGTCTTAATATTTTTTCCGATGAAGTAAATATTGGCTTAGAACAAACAGGTGGTCATACAAATACTCGCTCTTTATCCGTAGTACCAACCGTTACTCATAATGAGAATATATTACACATTTATTCCTCCGATTATTTATTAGGGAATCTTCAAATTACCGTTAAAGATTTATCGGGAAATACGGTGTATTCAAATACGGTTAGTGTATCTTATAATCAGCCTTATTCTTTCATTTTAATTAATGCGGAGAGTAGAGAATATGAAATAGAGCTTTCATATGGGACAAAGTTATTCTACGGGTATTTCTCTTTATGA
- a CDS encoding peptidase domain-containing ABC transporter, with protein MRFPFYKQLDGMDCGPTCLRMIAKHYGKKFSVQQLRDQSFIQRTGVSMLGISEAAASIGLRGTGIRTSIDKLRQHAKLPCILYWNQEHFVVLYKVEKKKNKTYYYIADPAYGLLKYGEEEIKKCWISTSQGGLEKGIAMLIDVTPQFYETEPIKYERLSLWYLLKYVRPYKKIVIQLILGLLGGSILQLIFPFLTQTIVDQGIGHRNLNFIQLILIAQLMLVFSRTLIEIIRRTIILHISARVNVSLISDFLAKLMRLPMRFFDSKLAGDLIRRIEDHQRIETFLTQSVLSIIFAIITIIIFGSVLAIYNWEIFLIFLLFSFMYVGWVKLFMRKRADLNRKNFEQMSINQNNLMQMIYGMQDIKLLGCEQQKRWEWENTQASLFHISISSLNLGQWQQIGAVLINEVKNILITVLSATAVLKGDITLGIMLSIQYIIGQMQSPIQQFVSFMQQAQDARLSLERLGEIHGKADEETEDMEYADQITGSESINLKNVFFTYGSEKTKKIIKGITLDIPAGKTTAIVGLSGSGKTTLIKLMLGFYPPNEGVITIGAQSLQKISFKEWRRHCGVVMQEGFIFSDTIANNIAPDSDIINKDRLLYAVEMANIRSFIESLPLKYNTRIGSTGQGLSQGQKQRILIARAIYRNPDYLFFDEATNALDTDNEKTIQNNLSHFFSGKTVVIVAHRLSTVKNADNIVVLKEGLIMESGTHDELISKRGDYFKLVKNQLELNA; from the coding sequence ATGAGATTCCCTTTTTATAAACAGCTTGATGGTATGGATTGTGGTCCTACATGCTTACGCATGATCGCAAAACATTATGGAAAAAAGTTTTCTGTTCAGCAACTGCGTGATCAATCGTTTATTCAGCGTACAGGCGTCAGCATGCTTGGTATTAGCGAAGCCGCAGCAAGTATAGGACTCCGAGGGACAGGTATACGTACTTCTATTGATAAACTTCGACAGCATGCGAAACTTCCTTGCATTTTATATTGGAATCAAGAGCATTTTGTGGTATTGTATAAAGTAGAAAAGAAGAAAAACAAGACATATTATTACATAGCAGATCCAGCCTATGGGTTATTAAAGTACGGAGAAGAAGAGATTAAAAAATGTTGGATAAGTACATCTCAAGGTGGATTAGAAAAAGGCATAGCGATGCTTATTGATGTAACCCCTCAATTTTACGAAACAGAGCCCATTAAATATGAACGCTTATCTCTTTGGTATCTTTTAAAATACGTACGTCCGTATAAAAAAATAGTGATACAGCTAATCTTGGGACTATTAGGTGGAAGTATACTGCAACTCATTTTTCCTTTTCTCACACAAACAATTGTTGATCAAGGCATTGGGCATCGTAATCTCAATTTTATACAGCTCATACTTATTGCGCAACTAATGTTGGTTTTCAGTCGTACATTAATCGAAATCATTCGTCGCACTATTATTTTGCACATTAGTGCCAGAGTAAATGTGTCGCTCATTTCCGATTTCCTAGCCAAGTTAATGCGCTTGCCAATGAGATTTTTTGATAGTAAGTTAGCAGGTGACTTAATACGGCGAATAGAAGACCATCAACGTATTGAAACATTCTTGACCCAATCTGTACTAAGCATCATTTTTGCAATAATAACCATTATTATCTTTGGAAGTGTCTTGGCAATATATAATTGGGAGATTTTCTTGATATTTCTACTATTCAGTTTCATGTATGTAGGCTGGGTTAAATTGTTCATGAGAAAACGAGCTGATTTAAATAGAAAGAATTTTGAGCAAATGTCTATTAATCAAAATAACTTAATGCAAATGATATATGGCATGCAAGATATTAAACTATTAGGGTGTGAACAACAAAAACGTTGGGAATGGGAAAACACACAAGCATCTTTATTTCATATCAGCATCAGTTCGCTCAATTTAGGTCAATGGCAGCAGATAGGAGCCGTCCTAATAAATGAAGTTAAAAATATATTAATCACAGTCTTATCCGCTACAGCCGTTTTGAAAGGAGATATAACACTTGGCATTATGCTCTCTATTCAATACATTATTGGGCAGATGCAAAGTCCTATTCAACAGTTTGTTTCTTTTATGCAACAAGCGCAAGATGCCAGATTAAGTTTGGAGCGTTTGGGAGAAATTCATGGTAAAGCAGATGAAGAGACCGAGGATATGGAATACGCCGACCAGATTACCGGTAGTGAATCAATCAATTTAAAAAATGTTTTTTTTACTTATGGCTCGGAAAAAACAAAGAAAATAATAAAAGGAATCACTTTAGATATTCCTGCGGGTAAAACAACTGCAATTGTCGGATTGAGTGGAAGTGGCAAAACTACTTTAATAAAATTAATGCTTGGTTTTTATCCTCCAAATGAAGGCGTTATCACTATAGGAGCGCAATCGCTACAAAAAATTAGTTTTAAGGAATGGCGTAGGCATTGTGGTGTAGTCATGCAAGAAGGATTTATTTTCAGCGATACTATCGCTAATAATATTGCACCAGATAGTGATATTATCAATAAGGATCGTCTTTTGTATGCCGTCGAAATGGCTAATATCCGCAGTTTTATAGAATCGCTACCGCTTAAATATAATACGCGCATTGGAAGTACTGGACAAGGATTAAGTCAAGGTCAAAAACAACGGATACTCATTGCACGTGCTATCTACCGTAATCCTGATTACTTATTCTTTGACGAGGCAACAAATGCTTTAGATACAGACAACGAGAAAACGATACAAAATAATTTGAGCCATTTTTTTAGTGGAAAAACAGTTGTGATTGTTGCTCACAGATTAAGTACTGTTAAAAATGCGGATAATATAGTCGTATTAAAAGAAGGCTTAATCATGGAAAGCGGAACTCATGATGAACTCATCTCAAAACGTGGGGATTACTTTAAATTAGTAAAAAATCAATTGGAGTTGAATGCTTAA